In Tachysurus vachellii isolate PV-2020 chromosome 1, HZAU_Pvac_v1, whole genome shotgun sequence, a genomic segment contains:
- the mfsd8l1 gene encoding major facilitator superfamily domain-containing protein 8 isoform X3 — protein MDYGRKRKLTFITIGLVFLLSGVEYAVILPTIWRFLQMLDAAPYFLGLSLSAFSFTGLLSGPLFGFWSDRTHSTKKIILFANCFEIIGNFMYFIGISKWLLLSSRLVAGVGTGAGSSIFGFLTRITAPEDRSTVFAAVMACRQVGLLIGPAFNIFLRLCDFQLGPFVVNKYTAPGIFMCALWLLLQLVVLLMYWDLKGRNEGSEEEKEEEEERLLVQTNALPESYGTLHDSPVTDQSIANGNCAPASPSFEKIHSNPFKHFSAAREFLREEVVVLLTAQFITLFNQTALETMVTPLTQQYFNFGELENSVMYCVCGVEVIAGFIFVRWLSRKVEERVVLSIGLFLANISCVWCLIFLANPQGAGAALYRRRSGVSLLQSDC, from the exons ATGGATTATGGACGAAAGAGAAAGCTGACATTTATTACAATAGGACTGGTTTTCCTGCTGAGTGGAGTGGAATACG CGGTGATTTTACCTACAATCTGGCGTTTCCTGCAGATGCTGGATGCTGCTCCGTATTTTCTGGGTCTCAGTCTGTCAGCTTTCAGCTTCACTGGCCTGCTGTCAGGTCCATTATTCGGCTTCTGGTCCGACAGAACACACAGCACCAAGAAGATCATACTGTTTGCCAACTGCTTTGAAATCAtcg gtaattttatgtattttatcgGAATTTCCAAGTGGCTGTTGCTCAGCAGTCGTTTAGTTGCAG GAGTTGGGACAGGAGCCGGTTCATCTATTTTTGGTTTCTTGACGAGAATCACAGCCCCTGAAGACCGTTCCACAGTGTTTGCTGCTGTCATGGCCTGCAGACAAGTTggccttctgattg GTCCAGCAttcaacattttcctcagaCTGTGTGACTTCCAGCTTGGACCGTTCGTGGTGAATAAATACACTGCTCCCGGg atCTTCATGTGTGCATTGTGGCTGCTGCTCCAGCTCGTTGTATTGCTGATGTATTGGGATCTCAAAGGAAGGAACGAGGGATcagaagaagagaaggaggaagaggaagagagattgTTGGTTCAAACTAATGCCCTCCCTGAATCATATGGAACACTTCATGACTCACCTGTAACGGATCAGTCGATCGCTAATGGCAACTGTGCTCCGGCTTCACCATCTTTTGAAAAGATCCACTCCAACCCTTTCAAACACTTCAGTGCTgcacgag AGTTTCTGAGAGAGGAGGTGGTGGTGCTGCTCACAGCTCAATTCATCACACTGTTCAACCAGACAGCActggag ACGATGGTGACTCCACTGACGCAACAGTACTTTAATTTTGGTGAGTTGGAGAACAGtgtgatgtactgtgtgtgtggagtggagGTGATTGCTGGCTTCATCTTCGTCCGCTGGCTCAGCAGGAAGGTGGAGGAGAGGGTGGTGCTGTCCATCGGCCTCTTCCTCGCCAATATTTCCTGTGTCTGGTGTCTCATCTTCCTCGCTAACCCTCAGG GTGCTGGGGCTGCCCTTTATCGCCGTCGCTCAGGTGTCTCTCTTCTCCAAAGTGACTGCTGA
- the mfsd8l1 gene encoding major facilitator superfamily domain-containing protein 8 isoform X2 codes for MLDAAPYFLGLSLSAFSFTGLLSGPLFGFWSDRTHSTKKIILFANCFEIIGNFMYFIGISKWLLLSSRLVAGVGTGAGSSIFGFLTRITAPEDRSTVFAAVMACRQVGLLIGPAFNIFLRLCDFQLGPFVVNKYTAPGIFMCALWLLLQLVVLLMYWDLKGRNEGSEEEKEEEEERLLVQTNALPESYGTLHDSPVTDQSIANGNCAPASPSFEKIHSNPFKHFSAAREFLREEVVVLLTAQFITLFNQTALETMVTPLTQQYFNFGELENSVMYCVCGVEVIAGFIFVRWLSRKVEERVVLSIGLFLANISCVWCLIFLANPQGGFSWQLTEFIIGVFLQVLGLPFIAVAQVSLFSKVTAEKTQGFSQGIRRSVGGLATILGPLWAGSLTSNLYVMLGVMMGLLVLLTIMMTFSYNRLVDHTTVEHPEE; via the exons ATGCTGGATGCTGCTCCGTATTTTCTGGGTCTCAGTCTGTCAGCTTTCAGCTTCACTGGCCTGCTGTCAGGTCCATTATTCGGCTTCTGGTCCGACAGAACACACAGCACCAAGAAGATCATACTGTTTGCCAACTGCTTTGAAATCAtcg gtaattttatgtattttatcgGAATTTCCAAGTGGCTGTTGCTCAGCAGTCGTTTAGTTGCAG GAGTTGGGACAGGAGCCGGTTCATCTATTTTTGGTTTCTTGACGAGAATCACAGCCCCTGAAGACCGTTCCACAGTGTTTGCTGCTGTCATGGCCTGCAGACAAGTTggccttctgattg GTCCAGCAttcaacattttcctcagaCTGTGTGACTTCCAGCTTGGACCGTTCGTGGTGAATAAATACACTGCTCCCGGg atCTTCATGTGTGCATTGTGGCTGCTGCTCCAGCTCGTTGTATTGCTGATGTATTGGGATCTCAAAGGAAGGAACGAGGGATcagaagaagagaaggaggaagaggaagagagattgTTGGTTCAAACTAATGCCCTCCCTGAATCATATGGAACACTTCATGACTCACCTGTAACGGATCAGTCGATCGCTAATGGCAACTGTGCTCCGGCTTCACCATCTTTTGAAAAGATCCACTCCAACCCTTTCAAACACTTCAGTGCTgcacgag AGTTTCTGAGAGAGGAGGTGGTGGTGCTGCTCACAGCTCAATTCATCACACTGTTCAACCAGACAGCActggag ACGATGGTGACTCCACTGACGCAACAGTACTTTAATTTTGGTGAGTTGGAGAACAGtgtgatgtactgtgtgtgtggagtggagGTGATTGCTGGCTTCATCTTCGTCCGCTGGCTCAGCAGGAAGGTGGAGGAGAGGGTGGTGCTGTCCATCGGCCTCTTCCTCGCCAATATTTCCTGTGTCTGGTGTCTCATCTTCCTCGCTAACCCTCAGG GTGGGTTTTCATGGCAGTTAACAGAGTTCATCATCGGCGTGTTCCTGCAGGTGCTGGGGCTGCCCTTTATCGCCGTCGCTCAGGTGTCTCTCTTCTCCAAAGTGACTGCTGAGAAAACACAGG gtTTCAGTCAGGGAATTCGGCGCTCTGTCGGAGGTTTAGCTACTATTCTTGGTCCATTATGGGCTGGAAGTTTGACCTCTAACCTTTATGTGATGCTTGGAGTGATGATGGGCTTACTGGTACTACTtact ATTATGATGACCTTCTCGTACAACCGGCTGGTCGATCACACTACAGTGGAGCACCCTGAGGAATGA
- the mfsd8l1 gene encoding major facilitator superfamily domain-containing protein 8 isoform X1 produces the protein MDYGRKRKLTFITIGLVFLLSGVEYAVILPTIWRFLQMLDAAPYFLGLSLSAFSFTGLLSGPLFGFWSDRTHSTKKIILFANCFEIIGNFMYFIGISKWLLLSSRLVAGVGTGAGSSIFGFLTRITAPEDRSTVFAAVMACRQVGLLIGPAFNIFLRLCDFQLGPFVVNKYTAPGIFMCALWLLLQLVVLLMYWDLKGRNEGSEEEKEEEEERLLVQTNALPESYGTLHDSPVTDQSIANGNCAPASPSFEKIHSNPFKHFSAAREFLREEVVVLLTAQFITLFNQTALETMVTPLTQQYFNFGELENSVMYCVCGVEVIAGFIFVRWLSRKVEERVVLSIGLFLANISCVWCLIFLANPQGGFSWQLTEFIIGVFLQVLGLPFIAVAQVSLFSKVTAEKTQGFSQGIRRSVGGLATILGPLWAGSLTSNLYVMLGVMMGLLVLLTIMMTFSYNRLVDHTTVEHPEE, from the exons ATGGATTATGGACGAAAGAGAAAGCTGACATTTATTACAATAGGACTGGTTTTCCTGCTGAGTGGAGTGGAATACG CGGTGATTTTACCTACAATCTGGCGTTTCCTGCAGATGCTGGATGCTGCTCCGTATTTTCTGGGTCTCAGTCTGTCAGCTTTCAGCTTCACTGGCCTGCTGTCAGGTCCATTATTCGGCTTCTGGTCCGACAGAACACACAGCACCAAGAAGATCATACTGTTTGCCAACTGCTTTGAAATCAtcg gtaattttatgtattttatcgGAATTTCCAAGTGGCTGTTGCTCAGCAGTCGTTTAGTTGCAG GAGTTGGGACAGGAGCCGGTTCATCTATTTTTGGTTTCTTGACGAGAATCACAGCCCCTGAAGACCGTTCCACAGTGTTTGCTGCTGTCATGGCCTGCAGACAAGTTggccttctgattg GTCCAGCAttcaacattttcctcagaCTGTGTGACTTCCAGCTTGGACCGTTCGTGGTGAATAAATACACTGCTCCCGGg atCTTCATGTGTGCATTGTGGCTGCTGCTCCAGCTCGTTGTATTGCTGATGTATTGGGATCTCAAAGGAAGGAACGAGGGATcagaagaagagaaggaggaagaggaagagagattgTTGGTTCAAACTAATGCCCTCCCTGAATCATATGGAACACTTCATGACTCACCTGTAACGGATCAGTCGATCGCTAATGGCAACTGTGCTCCGGCTTCACCATCTTTTGAAAAGATCCACTCCAACCCTTTCAAACACTTCAGTGCTgcacgag AGTTTCTGAGAGAGGAGGTGGTGGTGCTGCTCACAGCTCAATTCATCACACTGTTCAACCAGACAGCActggag ACGATGGTGACTCCACTGACGCAACAGTACTTTAATTTTGGTGAGTTGGAGAACAGtgtgatgtactgtgtgtgtggagtggagGTGATTGCTGGCTTCATCTTCGTCCGCTGGCTCAGCAGGAAGGTGGAGGAGAGGGTGGTGCTGTCCATCGGCCTCTTCCTCGCCAATATTTCCTGTGTCTGGTGTCTCATCTTCCTCGCTAACCCTCAGG GTGGGTTTTCATGGCAGTTAACAGAGTTCATCATCGGCGTGTTCCTGCAGGTGCTGGGGCTGCCCTTTATCGCCGTCGCTCAGGTGTCTCTCTTCTCCAAAGTGACTGCTGAGAAAACACAGG gtTTCAGTCAGGGAATTCGGCGCTCTGTCGGAGGTTTAGCTACTATTCTTGGTCCATTATGGGCTGGAAGTTTGACCTCTAACCTTTATGTGATGCTTGGAGTGATGATGGGCTTACTGGTACTACTtact ATTATGATGACCTTCTCGTACAACCGGCTGGTCGATCACACTACAGTGGAGCACCCTGAGGAATGA
- the polr2h gene encoding DNA-directed RNA polymerases I, II, and III subunit RPABC3 — translation MAGILFEDIFDVKDIDPDGKKFDRVSRLHCESESFKMDLILDVNTQIYPVDLGDKFRLVIASTLYEDGTPDDGEYNPTDDRPSRADQFDYVMYGKAYKIEGDETSTEAATRLSAYVSYGGLLMRLQGDANNLHGFEVDSRVYLLMKKLAF, via the exons ATGGCTGGGATTCTGTTTGAGGATATTTTTGATGTAAAAGATATTGATCCTGATGGGAAGAAATTCGACAGAG TGTCTCGTCTTCACTGTGAGAGTGAGTCGTTTAAAATGGACCTGATCCTGGACGTGAACACTCAGATTTATCCCGTCGACCTGG GAGATAAGTTCAGGCTGGTGATCGCCAGCACGCTGTATGAGGACGGCACTCCAGATGACGGCGAGTACAACCCCACAGACGACCGACCATCCAG GGCGGATCAGTTTGACTATGTTATGTACGGTAAAGCGTATAAGATCGAGGGAGACGAGACGTCGACAGAGGCAGCGACACGGCT CTCTGCGTACGTGTCATACGGAGGCCTGCTGATGCGACTTCAGGGTGATGCCAATAACCTGCATGGATTTGAGGTGGACTCCAGAGTTTACCTGCTCATGAAGAAACTTGCCTTCtga